A DNA window from Acidobacteriota bacterium contains the following coding sequences:
- a CDS encoding carboxypeptidase regulatory-like domain-containing protein, giving the protein MFLCIAVIQDVPRAAAQVASAELSGTVLDGSGAVVPDAKVTVRNVDTNITRTASTGKSGDYVITALAAGNYSVSADAAGFRTLVQSGVVLQVNQQAKLDLTLQVGQASETVEVTGTAPLLESESSSLGTVVNSKLVNQLPLNGRNFVQLATLTPGVNGLGYSASGTIMGGSRPDDRRPGSNIFSNGNREGSNNFLYDGIDDNERLTLSITLRPAVEAVQEFKIQTNLYSADVGRNSGAVVDVITKSGTNNLHGSLFEFIRNSAVDARSYFNKAGTAYPSFRLNQFGGSLGGPVVIPKVYNGRNRTFFFMDYEGYRNSSQIFILGNVPTLKMRQGDFSEAATIYDPLTTRPGPSGGTTLQRTPFLNNQIPSSRWDPVSYKMINAYPLPTGSGRFNNYSSNRIQTQSWNQGDIRIDEQLTQKDAIFGRYAIQNTQSVSPSTYPTTTIPGISQPVNLSDEGSFAGTSSQPVQHFVASYTRTITPTILNDFRIGFNRYRLDYVPVDFKTNGALGNQLGVANSNVTPREQNLPIFSPSSYLGIGQTRSLPIYRRENTFQELDNLTMTRGLHTFKMGIDFRRRQLTIYQTNLGNGRFNFSPALTDSRSPAGTGGDSMASFLLGYPTLAGHDYNFVFPGIRLNELGTYFADDWRLNRKLTINYGIRWDYFSPPDESQNRWSNFNASTGKMDIAGRNGVDINAGVQRHWPNFGPRLGFAFQAAPHTVLRGGFGIFYNAAGSEAGTMRLARNIPFGLTSQITPGDINPGPIVSNGFAPLPPVDLTLADNPSGVVYQVDRKFRPSYAEQFNLVLEQEVAPLQMLIKVAGVGNLGRHLYNTYNNNQPIPGAAPLATRRPLYAINPNLSDVNYFLSNGVSSYTALQVTADKRFSHGVSILLGYAWSHALDNVPLEFGGGALGPSPQDPRNLSAEYSNSAIDMRHRLTLSYLWALPFGRGKAFLNYGGFANQIVGGWQLNGILTTQSGLWFSPVLQTSTTNGTSSRPDRVGPVSYPKTLARWFDPSPSTFATPKPYTYGNAGRDSLLGPGRTNWDSSLFKEFPVREQMLFQLRFEAYNALNHPQFGYPNASIGNAQAGQITSIVGNPRNLQASLRFQF; this is encoded by the coding sequence CTGTTCCTGTGCATTGCAGTAATACAAGACGTTCCGCGGGCAGCGGCCCAGGTCGCCTCCGCTGAATTGAGCGGAACTGTTCTTGACGGATCGGGAGCTGTTGTTCCCGACGCCAAGGTGACGGTAAGAAATGTCGACACCAACATCACCCGCACTGCATCTACGGGGAAGAGCGGCGACTATGTCATTACGGCCCTCGCAGCCGGAAACTACAGCGTCAGCGCCGATGCTGCGGGCTTCAGAACGCTGGTACAGAGCGGTGTCGTCCTCCAAGTCAATCAACAGGCGAAGCTCGATTTGACGCTTCAGGTGGGGCAGGCCTCGGAGACGGTTGAGGTTACCGGTACGGCTCCCTTGCTGGAGTCTGAATCCTCCTCTCTTGGCACGGTCGTCAACAGCAAGCTGGTCAACCAGCTTCCGCTCAACGGCCGCAATTTTGTTCAGTTGGCGACGTTGACTCCGGGCGTCAATGGTCTTGGATACTCAGCATCCGGAACGATCATGGGTGGCTCGCGTCCAGATGACCGGCGCCCCGGGTCGAACATCTTCTCCAATGGCAATCGCGAAGGAAGCAATAACTTTCTCTACGACGGCATCGACGACAATGAGCGTCTGACGCTATCGATCACGCTGCGGCCGGCGGTTGAGGCTGTGCAGGAGTTCAAGATTCAGACCAACCTTTACAGCGCCGATGTCGGACGCAACTCCGGCGCCGTAGTCGACGTCATTACCAAGTCCGGAACCAACAATCTGCATGGGAGCCTGTTCGAGTTCATTCGCAACTCGGCGGTCGACGCGCGCTCATACTTCAACAAGGCGGGAACGGCTTATCCGTCCTTCCGTCTCAATCAGTTCGGCGGATCGCTGGGCGGGCCGGTGGTGATTCCAAAGGTCTATAACGGCAGGAACCGCACGTTCTTCTTCATGGACTACGAAGGGTATCGCAACAGCAGCCAGATCTTCATTCTTGGCAACGTTCCTACCCTCAAGATGCGCCAGGGAGACTTCAGCGAGGCTGCGACGATCTACGATCCGTTGACCACACGTCCCGGGCCGTCCGGGGGAACGACGTTGCAGCGTACGCCGTTCCTCAACAACCAGATTCCTTCCAGCCGCTGGGACCCCGTCTCCTACAAGATGATCAATGCATATCCGCTACCGACAGGTTCCGGCAGGTTCAACAACTACTCATCCAACCGCATTCAGACGCAGAGCTGGAATCAGGGCGACATTCGCATCGACGAGCAGCTCACGCAGAAGGATGCGATCTTTGGCCGCTATGCGATTCAGAACACCCAATCGGTTTCGCCGAGCACCTATCCCACGACGACGATACCCGGCATATCTCAACCGGTGAATCTCAGTGATGAAGGGTCGTTTGCAGGAACTTCCTCGCAGCCCGTCCAACATTTTGTCGCAAGCTATACGCGGACAATTACTCCAACTATTCTTAATGATTTCCGCATAGGGTTTAATCGTTACCGTCTGGACTATGTCCCTGTCGATTTCAAAACAAACGGCGCTCTCGGCAACCAGCTTGGTGTGGCAAACTCCAACGTCACGCCGCGCGAGCAAAATCTGCCGATCTTTTCGCCGTCCAGCTATCTCGGCATCGGCCAGACGCGTTCACTGCCTATCTATCGTCGTGAAAATACCTTCCAGGAGCTGGACAACCTCACGATGACACGCGGCCTGCATACCTTCAAGATGGGAATTGACTTCCGTCGCAGGCAGTTGACCATCTATCAGACCAACCTGGGTAACGGGCGCTTTAATTTCTCTCCTGCACTCACAGACTCGCGCAGTCCCGCCGGTACTGGTGGAGACAGCATGGCGAGCTTCCTGCTTGGATATCCGACACTGGCAGGACACGACTACAACTTCGTCTTCCCCGGCATTCGCCTGAACGAGCTTGGAACCTACTTCGCCGACGACTGGCGCCTCAATCGCAAACTGACTATCAACTATGGCATTCGTTGGGACTACTTCAGCCCGCCGGATGAATCGCAGAACCGGTGGTCGAACTTCAACGCCTCGACCGGAAAGATGGATATCGCCGGGCGCAACGGAGTCGACATCAACGCGGGTGTACAGCGTCACTGGCCCAACTTCGGTCCGCGACTCGGGTTCGCCTTTCAGGCCGCGCCACACACAGTTCTTCGTGGCGGGTTCGGCATCTTCTATAACGCCGCAGGCAGCGAAGCGGGAACCATGCGTCTAGCGCGCAACATCCCCTTCGGCCTGACCAGCCAGATTACGCCCGGCGACATCAACCCCGGCCCGATCGTAAGCAATGGTTTTGCTCCGCTGCCTCCTGTTGATCTCACGCTTGCCGATAACCCAAGTGGAGTCGTCTACCAGGTCGATCGCAAGTTCCGTCCCTCGTATGCGGAGCAGTTCAATCTCGTTCTGGAGCAGGAGGTTGCTCCCTTGCAGATGTTGATCAAAGTGGCAGGCGTTGGCAACCTTGGGCGTCATCTTTACAACACCTACAATAACAATCAGCCCATCCCTGGCGCGGCGCCGCTCGCCACCCGGCGGCCGCTTTACGCCATCAATCCAAACCTGAGCGATGTGAACTACTTCCTCTCCAACGGCGTCAGTTCTTACACGGCGCTCCAGGTTACGGCCGACAAGCGCTTTAGCCACGGCGTCAGCATATTACTTGGATATGCCTGGTCGCACGCGCTCGACAACGTGCCGCTGGAGTTCGGCGGTGGTGCACTTGGCCCGTCTCCGCAGGACCCGCGCAACCTGAGCGCTGAGTACAGTAACTCGGCAATAGACATGCGTCATCGCCTTACGCTCAGCTATCTATGGGCGCTGCCGTTCGGAAGAGGCAAGGCGTTCCTTAATTATGGTGGCTTCGCCAATCAGATCGTTGGCGGATGGCAGCTCAACGGCATCCTTACAACGCAGAGCGGACTATGGTTCTCTCCTGTACTCCAAACCTCGACCACGAACGGCACATCGAGCCGACCTGACAGGGTGGGACCAGTTTCCTATCCAAAGACGCTCGCGCGTTGGTTCGACCCATCGCCATCGACGTTCGCAACCCCCAAGCCGTATACCTACGGCAACGCTGGTCGCGACTCATTGCTTGGGCCGGGAAGGACCAACTGGGACTCGTCGCTCTTCAAGGAGTTTCCGGTCCGCGAGCAGATGCTCTTCCAGCTCCGGTTTGAGGCCTACAATGCGCTCAACCATCCGCAATTTGGCTATCCCAATGCGAGCATCGGCAACGCACAGGCAGGACAGATCACAAGCATCGTAGGCAATCCGCGGAACCTTCAGGCGTCTCTACGGTTCCAGTTCTAA
- a CDS encoding MBL fold metallo-hydrolase: MYIATPKVLAAGGTLDVYFIDVEGGQATLFVTPAKQSLLIDAGWPDNTGRDADRIVTAAKLAGLKKIDFVLLTHYHDDHSGGVPQLVERIPVGTFIDHGPNTEIRPNGKSQQIEAAYKSVLATGKYKHIVPRPGDVLPIPGMKVTVISSDGNVIDHPLPGAGQANEYCSIKEDKPMDRSENPHSLGVLITFGKTKILDLGDLTWDKEHDFMCPNNRLGKVDVLVVSHHGFRPSSSHALVDAIHSRVAIMDNAQTKGGDVQVLDVVRKAPGLEAFFQLHYSEAGGAEHNTPLDYIANPQGPDQGNYFLLKVSPKGSLSIFNSGTGTTKSYAMQ; encoded by the coding sequence ATGTATATTGCAACTCCCAAAGTCTTGGCTGCTGGCGGTACGCTCGATGTGTACTTTATCGACGTGGAGGGTGGTCAGGCGACTTTGTTCGTCACACCTGCCAAGCAGTCGTTGCTGATCGATGCCGGCTGGCCCGACAATACGGGGCGCGATGCCGATCGTATTGTTACGGCAGCAAAGCTCGCTGGCCTCAAGAAGATCGACTTCGTTCTATTGACCCACTATCACGACGACCATAGCGGAGGTGTGCCGCAACTGGTCGAGCGTATTCCCGTCGGCACCTTTATCGACCACGGCCCTAACACCGAGATCCGTCCAAACGGCAAGAGCCAGCAGATAGAAGCGGCGTACAAAAGCGTTCTTGCGACAGGGAAGTACAAGCATATCGTTCCGCGTCCCGGCGATGTACTGCCGATTCCCGGTATGAAGGTGACGGTCATCAGCAGCGATGGAAATGTCATCGATCATCCTCTGCCCGGCGCTGGGCAGGCCAACGAGTATTGCAGCATCAAGGAAGACAAGCCAATGGATCGCAGCGAGAATCCTCACTCGCTCGGCGTGCTCATTACGTTTGGCAAGACGAAGATTCTGGACCTGGGCGATCTGACCTGGGACAAGGAGCACGACTTCATGTGCCCCAACAATCGTCTCGGCAAGGTCGATGTTCTTGTTGTCTCGCATCATGGATTCAGGCCAAGTTCCAGTCATGCGCTCGTCGATGCAATTCATTCGAGGGTGGCGATCATGGACAACGCACAAACCAAGGGAGGCGACGTGCAGGTGCTTGACGTTGTGAGAAAAGCCCCTGGGCTTGAGGCGTTCTTTCAACTTCATTACTCTGAGGCTGGTGGTGCGGAGCACAACACTCCGCTCGACTACATTGCAAATCCTCAGGGGCCGGACCAGGGAAACTACTTTCTCTTGAAGGTCTCGCCGAAGGGTAGCCTGAGCATCTTCAACTCCGGAACCGGGACGACGAAGAGTTATGCGATGCAATGA
- a CDS encoding 2-dehydro-3-deoxygalactonokinase yields the protein MIAVDWGTSNFRAFRLGEDGRILDRRSLPLGILRMGSAGFTETLRSQVAPWLQAGEKRILLCGMVGSRQGWVEAPYLPCPVGLADLAAAVVKVPFDGAEVLLVPGVAGANSDGVPEVMRGEETEAMGIMDRCDGEGMVCFPGTHTKWIQLHDRKLVGFITCMTGELYEALRMSTILKRTMSANAPFDEAAFLRGIERSASSGGLLHHLFGVRTLTLMNQLDEEASPSYLSGLLIGHEVRSALSQPSLVHLVGAAGLCSYYELAIKACGGSATVEDEDAAARGLAAIGRSL from the coding sequence GTGATTGCCGTCGATTGGGGTACAAGTAATTTCCGGGCATTCCGGCTTGGTGAAGATGGGAGGATATTGGACCGGCGTTCCTTGCCGCTCGGAATCCTTCGCATGGGCAGCGCAGGGTTTACCGAGACACTGCGTTCTCAGGTGGCACCCTGGCTTCAGGCGGGCGAAAAACGAATCCTGTTGTGCGGCATGGTGGGCAGCAGACAGGGGTGGGTGGAGGCTCCGTATCTTCCGTGCCCGGTCGGGCTCGCGGACCTGGCGGCTGCGGTGGTCAAGGTTCCCTTCGATGGCGCTGAGGTTCTGCTGGTTCCCGGAGTTGCTGGGGCAAACTCTGACGGCGTGCCTGAGGTGATGCGCGGAGAAGAGACGGAGGCCATGGGAATTATGGATAGGTGCGACGGCGAAGGGATGGTGTGCTTTCCCGGCACGCACACAAAGTGGATTCAACTGCACGATCGTAAGCTTGTCGGTTTTATCACCTGCATGACGGGCGAGCTTTATGAGGCATTGAGGATGAGTACGATCCTGAAGCGTACGATGTCGGCGAACGCTCCGTTCGATGAAGCGGCATTCTTGCGTGGAATCGAGCGGTCGGCAAGCTCCGGCGGCCTGCTGCATCATCTCTTCGGAGTCAGAACGCTCACGCTGATGAACCAGCTGGATGAGGAGGCATCGCCATCGTATCTCTCCGGCTTATTGATCGGCCATGAAGTGCGCTCTGCCCTGTCACAGCCCTCGTTGGTTCATCTGGTTGGAGCTGCCGGGCTTTGCTCGTACTATGAACTGGCCATCAAAGCCTGCGGAGGATCGGCGACGGTAGAGGATGAAGATGCCGCTGCACGCGGCCTTGCGGCAATTGGCAGGAGTCTGTGA
- a CDS encoding 2-dehydro-3-deoxy-6-phosphogalactonate aldolase: MNLRQWLERSPLIAILRGVKPSEAEAICVALEESGIRIVEVPLNSPEPLKSIEILARSFGDRMLIGAGTLTSVSEVESVASAGGELIVTPHADVSIVRAAKVAELIAVPGFFNPTEAFALLQAGADAIKLFPADVLGPNMLKAMRAVLPKGAIVIPVGGVGVAQIPPWLNAGARGFGLGSSLYKPGDSPAAVKTKAQALIAALHQN; the protein is encoded by the coding sequence ATGAACTTGCGGCAGTGGCTTGAGCGGTCCCCTCTAATTGCAATTCTCCGTGGCGTGAAGCCTTCGGAGGCCGAGGCAATCTGTGTTGCGCTGGAAGAATCCGGAATCAGGATCGTTGAAGTTCCTCTGAACTCTCCCGAGCCACTGAAGAGCATCGAAATACTCGCACGCAGCTTCGGCGATCGCATGCTTATCGGCGCCGGAACTTTGACCAGTGTCTCTGAAGTTGAAAGCGTGGCATCGGCCGGCGGCGAACTGATCGTAACCCCACATGCCGACGTCTCGATCGTTCGTGCAGCGAAGGTTGCGGAACTGATCGCAGTCCCCGGATTTTTCAATCCGACGGAGGCGTTCGCTCTGCTTCAGGCGGGAGCGGATGCCATCAAGCTCTTTCCTGCCGATGTGCTTGGGCCAAACATGCTCAAGGCAATGCGCGCGGTTCTGCCGAAGGGTGCCATTGTTATCCCAGTCGGTGGAGTGGGAGTGGCGCAGATTCCGCCCTGGCTTAATGCAGGAGCGCGGGGCTTCGGTCTGGGCTCGTCGCTGTACAAGCCAGGCGACAGCCCCGCAGCGGTAAAGACAAAGGCGCAGGCGCTGATCGCGGCACTCCATCAGAACTAA
- a CDS encoding mandelate racemase/muconate lactonizing enzyme family protein, which translates to MAATAALGSTNVMRAFAPLPKMKITRVRAYAPPNPNPLFNQSDTVVTIETDAGITGIGEGGFKDTLAQSAGRLIGRDPQHIEALWQDMNRAFFYPAGREKTDAIGALDLALWDIKGKVLGMPVHQILGGAVRNFCECYNTAGIIPGITPGMSIKDRARITIEAGYRAFRFGAVDKPANTTFNTRERITHLREECEQVREGVGKDGDWCIDFHQRFDLSEAIRGCNEIESLAPFFVEDPVRTEAFLQDIPILRNKVNVPLAAGEEWGNRWDFNKLVEDHSIDYVRATLPNVGGITEMMKIAAICETHFVGIVPHFTGPIATAALVNCLSTFPGQVLMEYNYQGRTLEHLPVCLDFKNGKLYPNERPGLGVELDYKKLTKFAEITEPVTARAQTYFRPDGSITNW; encoded by the coding sequence ATGGCGGCCACAGCAGCTCTCGGATCGACGAATGTCATGCGCGCCTTCGCTCCGTTGCCGAAGATGAAGATTACCCGCGTCCGCGCGTATGCTCCTCCCAATCCCAACCCGCTCTTCAATCAGAGCGACACGGTCGTCACGATTGAGACGGATGCTGGGATCACAGGTATCGGCGAGGGCGGCTTTAAAGATACGCTTGCGCAATCTGCAGGAAGGTTGATCGGCCGCGATCCGCAGCACATCGAAGCGCTGTGGCAGGACATGAACCGGGCGTTTTTCTATCCAGCAGGACGCGAGAAGACAGACGCAATTGGCGCGCTCGATCTAGCGTTGTGGGACATCAAGGGCAAGGTGCTCGGCATGCCAGTCCACCAGATTCTCGGTGGAGCGGTGCGCAACTTCTGCGAGTGCTACAACACGGCGGGAATCATCCCAGGCATCACTCCAGGTATGAGCATCAAGGACCGTGCAAGGATAACAATCGAAGCCGGCTATCGCGCATTTCGTTTCGGAGCGGTGGATAAGCCCGCGAACACGACCTTCAATACTCGCGAGCGGATCACGCATCTCCGTGAAGAGTGCGAACAGGTACGCGAGGGCGTCGGAAAGGACGGAGACTGGTGTATCGACTTCCATCAGCGATTCGACCTATCGGAAGCTATTCGCGGATGCAATGAGATTGAGAGCCTCGCTCCGTTCTTTGTCGAAGATCCGGTTCGCACAGAGGCGTTCCTGCAGGACATCCCCATCCTGCGCAACAAGGTAAACGTTCCTCTCGCGGCGGGCGAGGAGTGGGGCAATCGATGGGACTTCAACAAACTTGTAGAGGATCACTCGATCGATTACGTACGCGCTACGCTTCCGAATGTTGGCGGCATCACCGAGATGATGAAGATCGCCGCAATCTGCGAGACGCACTTTGTGGGCATCGTTCCGCACTTTACAGGGCCGATTGCGACCGCGGCGCTGGTGAACTGCCTCAGCACGTTCCCGGGACAGGTCCTGATGGAGTACAACTACCAGGGCCGCACACTGGAACATCTTCCCGTATGTCTCGACTTCAAGAATGGAAAGCTGTATCCGAACGAGCGCCCGGGGCTCGGTGTCGAGCTCGACTACAAGAAGCTTACGAAGTTTGCCGAGATTACTGAGCCGGTCACGGCACGCGCGCAGACGTACTTCCGGCCCGACGGCTCGATCACTAACTGGTAA
- a CDS encoding MFS transporter encodes MLSSFRLPIRAVLIFWMFLLSALAYLDRTNISIAGPQISREFGLGNVKLGWVFSAFLIGYALAQVPAGWLAVRYGPRWSLTFGVAWWGVFTALTAVVPPKMRGAMLVLIAVRFCLGAGEATVYPASNQLVARWIPLEERGKANGSIFAGVGAGAGLTPPLLAWIIAHYGWRMSFWFSAVVGTLAGVVWFFIARDHPAEHPLISQAELRHIEEGIAEPQAVSVTSEEKAVVPWTAMFRSRTLFALTLSYFSFGYVAWVFFAWFYIYLAEARGLDLKASAIYSMFPFLAMTICSPLGGIANDWISRRFGLRWGRCGVGVAALATAAVLLWFGPAVSSTQLASLILAGGAGTLYFAQSSYWSVTVDIADSGSGIVSGVMNMGAQVGGAVTASLTPVIAARYGWNASFRLSAMLALAGAVAWVIVDPAKKLGRERAVS; translated from the coding sequence ATGCTATCTTCATTCAGGTTGCCCATCCGCGCGGTACTGATCTTCTGGATGTTTCTTCTCAGCGCGCTGGCCTATCTGGACAGAACGAACATCTCAATCGCTGGACCCCAGATCAGCCGCGAATTCGGGCTTGGTAATGTCAAGCTCGGCTGGGTCTTCAGCGCTTTTCTCATTGGCTATGCGCTCGCGCAGGTCCCCGCGGGATGGCTGGCGGTGCGGTACGGGCCGCGCTGGAGCCTGACCTTCGGTGTGGCTTGGTGGGGAGTGTTCACAGCCCTCACCGCAGTAGTGCCTCCAAAGATGCGCGGTGCGATGCTTGTCCTGATCGCCGTCCGTTTCTGTCTCGGAGCCGGTGAGGCGACGGTGTATCCGGCATCCAACCAGCTTGTCGCTCGATGGATTCCTCTCGAAGAACGCGGCAAGGCCAACGGTTCGATCTTCGCCGGTGTTGGCGCCGGCGCGGGGCTTACGCCTCCTTTGCTTGCATGGATTATTGCGCACTATGGCTGGCGCATGTCGTTCTGGTTTAGCGCAGTGGTTGGCACGCTGGCAGGGGTTGTCTGGTTCTTTATTGCACGCGATCATCCAGCGGAGCACCCGCTGATCTCCCAGGCGGAGTTGCGTCATATCGAAGAGGGCATCGCCGAGCCGCAAGCGGTGAGCGTCACCTCGGAAGAAAAAGCTGTGGTGCCATGGACGGCGATGTTCAGGAGCAGGACCCTGTTTGCGCTGACGCTAAGCTACTTCAGCTTCGGCTATGTTGCCTGGGTGTTCTTCGCGTGGTTCTACATCTATCTTGCCGAAGCGAGGGGGCTCGATCTCAAGGCGAGCGCGATTTATTCCATGTTTCCTTTTCTTGCGATGACAATTTGTTCGCCGCTTGGCGGTATCGCCAACGACTGGATCTCGCGGCGGTTTGGCCTGCGCTGGGGCAGATGCGGCGTTGGAGTTGCCGCGCTGGCGACAGCGGCAGTTTTGCTATGGTTCGGTCCAGCCGTGTCGAGTACGCAACTGGCAAGCCTGATTCTCGCAGGTGGAGCAGGGACGCTTTACTTCGCGCAGAGCTCCTATTGGTCGGTGACAGTCGACATTGCGGACAGCGGATCGGGTATTGTCTCGGGGGTGATGAATATGGGGGCGCAGGTTGGAGGAGCCGTGACGGCATCGCTCACACCTGTCATTGCAGCGCGCTATGGCTGGAACGCGTCGTTCCGTCTGTCGGCGATGCTCGCGCTTGCCGGTGCTGTCGCGTGGGTGATCGTCGATCCGGCCAAAAAACTGGGCCGGGAGAGAGCGGTTTCGTAA
- a CDS encoding diguanylate cyclase, with protein MNLRRAESDNARLWASWVRDLLDSQPEQDCEELTRLAASLCGTSLGLVTLLDERQQWFRASEVLKLGDTPREIAFCAHAVRQQGLFVVKDSLLDSRFVNNPLVAADPPLRFFAGVALATPDGHVLGTLCVVDTTPRILSAEQANALEVLSRQVSARLELRMQRVALEQALTDKERTTGALRASEELFRAFMNASPFLSYIKDAAGRLLFYNRAFAQRFGVSEYAWLGRTDEQLWSRKLSKSVRTHDLEVMAGGRMVETEEHIRGTDGTLSSLRSFKFPCNDSAGNVLLAGVAVDISEEVAHKAELERYHRELEEANDQLRRLAVTDELTGLRNRRAFEERLVMEFSMARRRKRELAVLLIDVDNFKMTNDKYGHAAGDEVLRRLGMILRTTVRLPDLPARYGGEEFVVLLPESGEESAMGLARRVMQRVAAEEWENEPVTISMGMAAMNESLVNGYQLVELADEALYAAKRAGKNRVMVHSG; from the coding sequence ATGAACTTGAGAAGAGCTGAGAGCGATAACGCCCGGCTGTGGGCGTCGTGGGTGAGGGACCTTCTGGACTCCCAACCGGAACAGGACTGTGAAGAGCTGACACGGCTTGCAGCCTCGCTGTGCGGAACCTCGCTGGGCCTGGTGACGCTGCTGGACGAGCGCCAGCAGTGGTTCCGTGCTTCCGAAGTGCTGAAGCTGGGCGATACTCCGCGCGAGATTGCCTTCTGCGCGCATGCAGTGCGTCAGCAGGGACTGTTCGTCGTCAAAGACTCTCTGCTGGACAGCAGGTTTGTTAACAACCCGCTTGTCGCCGCCGATCCTCCGCTCCGCTTCTTCGCCGGAGTTGCGCTGGCAACTCCCGACGGCCACGTTCTGGGGACGCTGTGCGTGGTGGATACGACGCCCCGGATCCTGAGCGCAGAACAGGCAAATGCTCTGGAGGTACTCTCCCGCCAGGTAAGCGCAAGACTTGAGCTGCGTATGCAGCGTGTCGCGCTGGAACAGGCGCTGACCGACAAGGAAAGAACAACAGGCGCGCTTCGCGCAAGTGAGGAGCTCTTCCGCGCCTTTATGAACGCCAGCCCGTTCCTCAGCTATATCAAAGACGCGGCAGGACGGCTGCTCTTCTACAACCGCGCCTTTGCACAGAGATTCGGCGTGAGCGAGTACGCCTGGCTGGGGCGCACCGACGAACAGCTCTGGTCCCGCAAGCTGTCGAAGTCCGTCCGCACCCACGACCTTGAGGTGATGGCTGGCGGCCGCATGGTGGAGACCGAAGAACACATTCGCGGAACGGACGGCACTTTGAGTTCACTCCGCTCATTCAAGTTTCCTTGCAACGATTCGGCTGGAAATGTCCTTCTCGCAGGCGTAGCTGTCGATATCTCTGAAGAGGTCGCGCACAAGGCCGAGCTGGAGCGCTATCATCGCGAACTGGAGGAGGCGAACGACCAGCTTCGCCGCCTCGCCGTCACCGACGAATTGACGGGCCTGCGCAATCGCAGGGCCTTTGAAGAGCGGCTGGTGATGGAGTTCTCGATGGCACGCAGGCGCAAGCGCGAGTTGGCTGTACTGCTGATCGATGTCGACAACTTCAAGATGACCAATGACAAATATGGTCACGCTGCGGGCGACGAGGTGCTGCGCCGCCTGGGAATGATCCTGCGAACGACCGTTCGTCTGCCTGACCTTCCTGCTCGTTACGGCGGCGAGGAGTTCGTCGTCCTTCTTCCTGAGAGCGGCGAAGAGAGCGCGATGGGTCTTGCCCGCCGCGTGATGCAGCGCGTCGCAGCCGAGGAGTGGGAGAATGAGCCGGTCACCATCAGCATGGGAATGGCCGCGATGAATGAGTCCCTCGTCAACGGCTATCAACTGGTAGAGCTGGCCGACGAAGCTCTGTACGCAGCCAAGCGCGCAGGCAAGAACCGCGTGATGGTGCACAGCGGATAG